A genomic segment from Triticum dicoccoides isolate Atlit2015 ecotype Zavitan chromosome 1A, WEW_v2.0, whole genome shotgun sequence encodes:
- the LOC119323106 gene encoding transcription factor RSL3-like, which yields MEEAECASGWGSLDAICEESEMIAHLQSVLWCDSDSDANLRSSKNDSTNASFDLQVDDLSSANERDIGIKRKMQVDEHSDHHNEVPAVLSAPRKSGNKSRAAMDSQSNYAKRRRHKISERLRVLQHLIPNGTKVDISTMLEEAVQYVKFLHMQIKLLSSDEIWMYAPLAYDGINANSPHLDSLVQE from the exons ATGGAGGAGGCAGAATGTGCATCTGGTTGGGGTTCTCTCGATGCAATCTGTGAGGAGTCGGAGATGATTGCACATTTGCAGTCAGTGCTCTGGTGTGACAGTGATTCTGATGCAAACCTCCGCTCCTCCAAAAATGATAGCACAAATGCATCTTTTGATCTCCAAGTCGATGACCTCAGTTCGGCAAATGAGAGGGACATTGGTATCAAGAGAAAGATGCAAGTGGATGAGCACAGCGACCATCACAATGAAGTCCCCGCGGTTCTCTCG GCCCCAAGGAAGAGTGGTAACAAATCAAGAGCTGCAATGGACTCACAAAGCAACTATGCAAAG AGAAGAAGGCATAAGATCAGCGAGAGGCTAAGAGTACTGCAGCACCTGATCCCTAACGGCACAAAG GTTGACATAAGCACAATGTTGGAGGAAGCAGTCCAGTATGTCAAGTTTCTGCATATGcagatcaag CTCTTGAGCTCTGATGAAATTTGGATGTACGCTCCGCTCGCCTACGACGGCATCAATGCCAATTCCCCCCATTTGGATTCTCTGGTTCAGGAATGA